The following are encoded in a window of Methylicorpusculum oleiharenae genomic DNA:
- a CDS encoding DUF1631 family protein, with the protein MASRCPTKRRRHIRYAIKLDATLVLNNGQNFSCEVQDFCSSGFLLGLKPSSQIVQFSANKKVQLRFSLHRESDARQFQLEVKVMHASSKGIGVFIKNMPQEIFNALKNEVFKVSGRTAQHDIEPTEADPHQDNLKQIKIWLDKELVGLLNNFFERLDEDFKKSVHKISTSALEDLITTLKFNYDSITSEFCNSVFLGVDSMTGSSIQENRLNAGTMEKLSLVEMDDFEDWLNLSASIRRLTKHFEYPLNQINNQLKRLFGHWAHDVKNPISPDALCDHFRELILQLNLEITINQTLYSAFEKVLTKDLEALYEHFEHLLSKLSAPKPAPAKIVKQPEQIAIDHGYLGDPVFKFDTNIARTLVKTFAVKEDADLKKPATVEMSKTLPGLLNQNQPHSGTTSSIRNAASQGGFSAEEVIAMISKMYKTTAVGDRNEPVTSSLLHTLIRDKLNDTTGIPAFFSKHDVHNIEVYEKFFDTLFNDVSISSEIKAYMERMQLSLLEQTLQGNHFLSADSHPIRNILNQLASLESAVKENRVIKRTPVKNTLDKLVLRILQEASTNSSIFAEVEQELQEVTKQVKKSSDLTIKRIIEPYEGQQLLEMARRHVQHEVDKRIAGKLIPNCVLMLLNSGWQHLLVLLELDTEKSTEEKSANYRVVDDLIRWLSFRDAGLEAEYYAISQTITFIDEKLGSFAPNAFNHFKVIEDLRRCLIGAESLAERKRLEIVYVDRILQPESPNKSRPMDLWALQVEQLEAGEWITLFRKPDLFVPLKLVWKGQFPEILVFVDRDGLNKTELTKMELTELLRNGGASTMENPDEPLMDRTTQVMLQKMHEKLIYNATHDAVTGLLTRDEFIKQLKYELARQGDNQHLLCHLEIQDFQMLTIVCGLEAGNQLLMSITHMLTRHLTNNEMLARLGDKTFGILLKNCTKLEGLDRARSLVNLITAIHFDWENKSYPININMGLAPFIVNGFDAQQFLQHAVSACIVSERSGNNQIKLFCEEDEDLKNQYKLQEFAGQIDKVLSENRLFLRCQKIVAVETEKNSHLHYEILLGIKDETGKTILPDHFIPAVERLKRMQDLDQWVITHVFKWIEENRVFFDQIDGFAINLSGQSLNSQAFLEFLTRLLDSSKFPAEKLTFEITETVAADSFVYVKNFIHKIKAYGCRFSLDDFGSGYSSYAYLKNLNVDYLKIDGAFVKDMAENKAEVAIVKSMNEIAHSLDMKTIAVNVDSNEICDILRDIGVDFAKGYFIEKPKLLSELVNKSELSGKSLAPETLTVNTTMEPQADTLTEKNSPATYSDSDDDKKQNRSEGLLEADDFWGF; encoded by the coding sequence ATGGCTTCTAGATGCCCTACAAAACGTCGTCGCCACATTCGTTACGCGATCAAATTAGACGCCACACTGGTTTTGAATAATGGGCAAAATTTCTCTTGCGAAGTCCAAGATTTTTGCAGTTCGGGATTTTTATTAGGCCTTAAACCATCAAGCCAGATAGTACAATTTTCGGCTAACAAAAAAGTCCAGCTTCGTTTCTCGTTGCATAGAGAGTCCGATGCACGGCAATTTCAACTTGAAGTCAAAGTAATGCACGCAAGTTCCAAAGGCATCGGTGTTTTCATTAAAAACATGCCCCAGGAAATTTTTAATGCCTTAAAAAATGAGGTTTTTAAGGTGTCCGGCAGAACAGCTCAACATGACATTGAGCCAACCGAAGCAGACCCGCACCAGGATAACTTAAAACAAATAAAAATTTGGCTTGATAAAGAGTTGGTTGGGTTGCTCAACAATTTTTTTGAGAGACTGGATGAGGACTTTAAAAAATCGGTTCATAAAATCTCTACTTCAGCACTTGAGGATTTGATAACAACGCTCAAATTTAATTACGATTCAATTACCAGTGAATTTTGTAATTCGGTTTTTTTGGGTGTCGACAGCATGACCGGTTCCAGCATTCAGGAAAACAGGTTAAATGCCGGTACTATGGAAAAGCTTTCTTTGGTTGAAATGGATGATTTTGAAGATTGGTTAAATCTGTCGGCGTCTATCAGACGGTTAACAAAACATTTTGAATATCCACTTAATCAGATAAACAACCAATTGAAACGGTTATTTGGCCATTGGGCCCATGATGTTAAAAACCCAATCAGCCCGGATGCCTTATGTGATCACTTTCGCGAACTTATCCTGCAATTAAATTTAGAAATCACGATTAATCAAACACTTTATTCAGCGTTTGAAAAAGTATTAACGAAGGATTTGGAGGCGTTGTACGAGCATTTTGAGCATCTGTTATCCAAACTGAGTGCTCCCAAGCCTGCGCCCGCCAAAATTGTCAAGCAACCTGAACAGATCGCGATCGACCATGGTTATTTGGGAGATCCGGTCTTTAAGTTTGATACCAACATCGCCAGGACGCTGGTTAAAACGTTTGCTGTTAAAGAAGATGCTGATCTAAAAAAGCCGGCAACAGTTGAAATGTCCAAAACGTTGCCGGGCCTATTAAACCAAAACCAGCCTCATTCAGGAACTACATCATCAATTCGGAACGCAGCGTCTCAAGGGGGTTTTTCCGCCGAAGAAGTCATCGCGATGATTTCGAAAATGTATAAAACTACAGCTGTAGGTGACAGGAATGAGCCCGTTACAAGCAGTTTACTGCACACACTCATTCGAGATAAGTTAAACGATACTACCGGAATACCTGCGTTTTTTTCTAAGCACGATGTCCATAATATCGAGGTTTATGAAAAGTTTTTCGATACCTTATTCAATGACGTGTCTATTTCCTCTGAAATCAAAGCTTACATGGAACGTATGCAGCTATCGCTTCTCGAACAAACGCTGCAAGGTAACCACTTTTTAAGTGCGGACTCGCACCCTATCAGAAACATACTCAATCAATTAGCGTCTTTGGAATCGGCAGTAAAAGAGAATCGAGTCATCAAAAGAACGCCTGTAAAAAACACGCTGGACAAACTGGTCTTACGAATACTTCAGGAGGCGAGCACTAATTCGTCGATATTTGCAGAAGTGGAGCAAGAGCTACAAGAGGTGACAAAGCAGGTCAAAAAATCGTCAGATCTGACTATCAAAAGAATAATCGAACCTTACGAAGGGCAGCAGCTACTGGAGATGGCAAGGCGCCATGTTCAGCATGAAGTTGATAAGCGCATTGCCGGAAAATTAATTCCTAATTGTGTTTTGATGTTGTTGAATTCGGGATGGCAGCATTTATTGGTTTTACTTGAATTGGATACGGAAAAATCAACTGAGGAAAAATCGGCTAATTACCGGGTAGTCGATGATTTGATCCGTTGGCTGTCCTTTCGAGATGCCGGTCTTGAAGCTGAATACTACGCGATTAGTCAAACCATTACTTTTATAGATGAGAAACTCGGTTCGTTTGCACCCAATGCTTTTAATCACTTTAAAGTCATTGAAGATTTAAGGCGTTGTTTGATAGGTGCCGAATCGCTTGCCGAGAGAAAACGCCTGGAAATAGTCTATGTTGACAGGATTTTACAACCTGAATCCCCAAACAAAAGCCGCCCTATGGATCTTTGGGCTCTTCAGGTGGAGCAATTAGAAGCAGGTGAATGGATAACCTTGTTTAGAAAGCCGGATTTATTCGTGCCTCTTAAGCTCGTGTGGAAAGGACAATTTCCGGAAATTTTAGTCTTTGTTGATAGGGATGGATTAAATAAAACGGAACTGACCAAAATGGAATTGACTGAACTTCTGCGCAACGGAGGGGCAAGCACAATGGAAAATCCGGATGAGCCGTTGATGGACCGCACTACGCAGGTAATGCTGCAGAAAATGCATGAAAAGCTCATATACAACGCAACCCATGATGCTGTTACCGGCTTGTTAACAAGAGATGAGTTTATTAAACAGTTGAAATACGAGCTCGCAAGACAAGGCGACAACCAGCATCTGCTTTGTCATCTGGAAATCCAGGATTTCCAGATGTTAACCATTGTGTGCGGATTAGAAGCAGGTAATCAACTGTTGATGAGCATTACACACATGTTGACCCGTCATTTAACGAATAACGAAATGCTAGCTCGTTTAGGTGATAAAACGTTCGGAATTTTGTTAAAAAACTGCACAAAGCTAGAAGGTTTGGACCGGGCTCGGTCATTAGTCAACCTTATCACCGCAATCCATTTTGATTGGGAAAATAAAAGTTATCCAATTAATATCAACATGGGATTGGCTCCCTTTATAGTAAACGGCTTTGATGCCCAACAATTTTTGCAGCACGCTGTTTCTGCCTGCATTGTCAGTGAACGGTCCGGAAATAATCAGATCAAACTGTTCTGCGAAGAAGACGAAGATTTAAAAAACCAATATAAATTACAGGAATTTGCCGGGCAGATAGATAAAGTACTGTCGGAAAACAGGCTGTTTTTAAGGTGTCAAAAGATAGTCGCCGTAGAAACCGAAAAAAACAGTCATCTACATTACGAAATTCTTCTGGGGATTAAAGATGAAACGGGGAAGACTATTTTACCCGATCATTTTATTCCGGCAGTTGAGAGGCTCAAACGCATGCAGGATTTAGATCAATGGGTGATCACTCATGTTTTTAAATGGATTGAAGAAAATAGAGTATTTTTTGATCAGATCGACGGATTTGCCATTAATCTTTCCGGGCAATCCCTAAATTCACAGGCGTTTCTCGAATTCCTTACCCGACTCCTCGATTCCAGCAAGTTTCCTGCTGAAAAACTGACGTTTGAAATTACCGAAACGGTTGCAGCCGATAGTTTTGTCTATGTAAAAAATTTCATTCACAAAATAAAAGCGTATGGATGTCGGTTTTCACTGGATGATTTTGGTTCGGGCTATTCGTCCTATGCCTATTTGAAAAATCTGAACGTTGATTATTTAAAAATCGATGGTGCTTTCGTCAAAGATATGGCCGAAAACAAAGCCGAAGTTGCCATTGTAAAATCGATGAACGAAATTGCTCACTCATTGGATATGAAAACCATTGCGGTAAATGTCGACAGCAACGAAATTTGCGACATTTTAAGAGATATTGGCGTTGATTTTGCGAAAGGCTACTTCATTGAAAAACCGAAATTACTGTCAGAACTGGTTAATAAAAGCGAGTTAAGCGGGAAGTCTCTGGCGCCGGAAACCTTGACTGTTAATACAACGATGGAGCCGCAGGCTGACACCCTTACTGAAAAGAACTCCCCTGCCACATATTCGGATAGTGATGACGATAAAAAACAAAACAGAAGCGAAGGATTGTTAGAAGCTGATGACTTCTGGGGCTTTTAA
- the groES gene encoding co-chaperone GroES, whose translation MKIRPLHDRVVVKRVEEETTTAGGIVLPGSAAEKPSQGEVLAVGQGKALDNGTVRALEVKVGDKVLFGKYSGNEVKVDGEELIIMREDDIMGILG comes from the coding sequence ATGAAAATACGTCCTTTACACGACAGAGTAGTTGTTAAACGTGTTGAAGAGGAAACGACAACCGCTGGCGGCATAGTTCTGCCCGGTTCAGCCGCTGAAAAACCAAGCCAAGGCGAAGTGTTAGCCGTAGGCCAAGGTAAAGCGCTGGATAACGGTACCGTTCGCGCTTTGGAAGTTAAGGTTGGCGATAAGGTGTTGTTTGGTAAATATTCCGGTAATGAAGTCAAAGTTGATGGCGAAGAACTGATCATCATGCGCGAAGACGACATCATGGGTATTTTGGGTTAA
- the groL gene encoding chaperonin GroEL (60 kDa chaperone family; promotes refolding of misfolded polypeptides especially under stressful conditions; forms two stacked rings of heptamers to form a barrel-shaped 14mer; ends can be capped by GroES; misfolded proteins enter the barrel where they are refolded when GroES binds): protein MAAKDVKFGSDARTLMVQGVNILANAVKVTLGPKGRNAVLDKSYGAPTITKDGVSVAKEIELKDKFENMGAQMVKEVASKTSDVAGDGTTTATVLAQSILNEGLKAVAAGMNPMDLKRGIDKAVEVAVKSIEAAATPCTDSKAIAQVGTISANSDESVGQIIAEAMEKVGKEGVITVEEGSGLENQLDVVEGMQFDRGYLSPYFINNQDSMSSELESPFILLYDKKISNIRDLLPILEGVAKSGRPLLIVAEDVEGEALATLVVNNLRGIVKVAAVKAPGFGDRRKAMLEDVAILTGGTVISEEVGLSLEKAGLELLGTAKKVQVTKENTTIIDGAGTEESIKSRVAQIRKQAEDATSDYDKEKLQERLAKLAGGVAVIKVGAATEVEMKEKKARVEDALHSTRAAVEEGVVAGGGTALIRALKALDGLKGINHDQDVGINILRRAMEEPLRQIVKNAGDESSVVLNEVAKGTGNFGYNAATGVYGDMIEMGILDPAKVTRFALQNAASVAGLMITTEVMVADAPSDDKAHGGPDMGGMGGMGGMGGMGGMM from the coding sequence ATGGCAGCAAAAGACGTAAAATTCGGCAGTGATGCGCGTACATTAATGGTGCAAGGCGTTAACATTCTTGCAAACGCAGTAAAAGTAACTTTAGGTCCTAAAGGCCGTAATGCGGTTTTAGATAAAAGCTACGGCGCACCTACGATTACTAAAGACGGTGTATCGGTCGCAAAAGAAATAGAATTAAAAGACAAATTCGAAAACATGGGCGCCCAAATGGTTAAGGAAGTGGCGTCTAAAACTTCCGATGTTGCTGGTGATGGAACAACAACTGCAACGGTTTTAGCCCAATCAATTTTAAACGAAGGCCTGAAAGCAGTTGCTGCCGGCATGAATCCTATGGATTTAAAACGCGGTATTGATAAAGCGGTTGAAGTAGCCGTCAAGTCTATCGAAGCGGCTGCAACACCGTGTACAGACAGCAAAGCGATTGCTCAAGTAGGCACGATCTCTGCTAACTCTGATGAGTCAGTCGGTCAAATCATCGCAGAAGCGATGGAAAAAGTCGGTAAAGAAGGCGTTATCACTGTTGAAGAAGGTTCAGGTTTAGAAAACCAATTGGACGTTGTTGAAGGTATGCAGTTTGACCGTGGTTATCTGTCGCCTTACTTCATCAACAATCAAGACAGCATGAGTTCTGAGCTGGAAAGCCCCTTTATCCTGCTGTACGACAAAAAAATCTCCAACATCCGTGATTTATTACCGATATTGGAAGGCGTTGCCAAATCAGGCCGTCCACTATTGATTGTTGCTGAAGATGTTGAAGGCGAAGCTTTAGCTACGCTGGTTGTCAACAACTTGCGCGGTATCGTAAAAGTGGCTGCGGTTAAAGCGCCAGGATTCGGTGACCGTCGTAAAGCCATGTTGGAAGATGTTGCTATATTGACCGGTGGTACTGTAATTTCTGAAGAAGTCGGCCTGAGCCTTGAAAAAGCCGGATTGGAGTTATTGGGAACTGCGAAAAAAGTACAAGTTACCAAAGAAAACACCACTATTATCGATGGCGCAGGTACTGAAGAAAGCATCAAAAGCCGTGTTGCGCAAATTCGCAAACAAGCTGAAGACGCAACATCTGATTATGACAAGGAAAAACTGCAAGAGCGTCTGGCTAAACTGGCTGGCGGTGTTGCGGTAATCAAGGTTGGCGCAGCGACTGAAGTTGAAATGAAAGAGAAAAAAGCTCGCGTTGAAGACGCATTACACTCAACCCGTGCAGCGGTTGAGGAAGGCGTAGTCGCAGGCGGCGGAACAGCTCTGATTCGTGCTTTAAAAGCGTTGGATGGCTTGAAAGGTATCAATCACGATCAAGATGTGGGTATCAACATCCTGCGTCGTGCTATGGAAGAGCCATTGCGTCAAATCGTCAAAAATGCTGGAGACGAATCTTCAGTTGTCCTGAATGAAGTGGCTAAAGGTACTGGTAACTTCGGTTACAATGCCGCAACAGGCGTCTATGGCGATATGATCGAAATGGGTATCCTGGATCCTGCAAAAGTAACTCGTTTTGCTCTGCAAAACGCAGCATCAGTTGCTGGTTTAATGATCACAACTGAAGTTATGGTCGCTGACGCTCCAAGCGACGACAAAGCTCATGGCGGTCCTGATATGGGCGGCATGGGTGGTATGGGCGGAATGGGTGGCATGGGCGGCATGATGTAA
- the greB gene encoding transcription elongation factor GreB — protein sequence MSRWKPPQAKSSPYITQAGYQVLENELRGLWDKRKDVTAALSAAAAEGDRSENAEYIYRKKELRGIDRRIHYLQKRLPSLTVVTQAPSDQDKIFFGAWVTLENESGEPVTYRIVGADELNPAKNYISLDSPLAKVLLKKTYDDEVTIVIEQKPVRYTVLDIAYSQ from the coding sequence ATGAGCCGCTGGAAACCACCCCAAGCCAAATCATCCCCGTATATCACCCAAGCCGGTTATCAAGTGCTGGAAAATGAATTACGGGGCTTATGGGACAAACGCAAGGACGTCACCGCCGCTCTGTCCGCCGCTGCCGCAGAAGGTGACCGATCGGAAAATGCCGAATATATTTATCGCAAAAAAGAATTACGCGGTATAGACCGGCGCATTCATTACTTGCAAAAGCGTTTGCCCTCGCTTACCGTCGTCACCCAAGCCCCTTCAGATCAGGATAAGATTTTTTTCGGGGCCTGGGTGACACTGGAAAATGAATCCGGTGAGCCGGTCACTTATCGAATCGTGGGGGCGGATGAACTTAACCCTGCGAAGAACTATATCAGTCTGGATTCTCCTCTCGCCAAGGTGTTGCTGAAAAAAACCTATGACGATGAAGTGACGATTGTTATCGAACAAAAACCGGTTCGGTATACGGTGCTCGATATTGCTTATAGTCAGTAA
- a CDS encoding nuclear transport factor 2 family protein — translation MNTTLESRPPFPPFTRETAVEKVRMAEDGWNNRTPEKVALAYTTDSQWRNRAEFPVGREQIIDFLKRKWATEYEYRLIKELWAFEGNRIAVRFAYEWRNENNEWFRSYGNENWEFDEYGLMRQRYASINDLPIKESDRKFHWPQGRRPENHPGLSDLGL, via the coding sequence ATGAACACGACGCTTGAATCACGACCTCCGTTTCCGCCCTTCACACGCGAAACTGCAGTTGAGAAGGTCCGCATGGCTGAAGACGGTTGGAATAATCGCACTCCTGAAAAAGTTGCTTTAGCCTATACGACCGACAGCCAATGGCGAAATCGGGCTGAATTTCCCGTGGGGCGGGAACAAATCATCGACTTCCTGAAACGCAAATGGGCCACCGAATACGAATACCGGTTAATCAAAGAACTGTGGGCTTTTGAGGGTAACCGTATCGCCGTCCGGTTTGCATACGAATGGCGCAATGAAAATAATGAATGGTTTCGGTCTTACGGCAACGAGAACTGGGAATTTGATGAATACGGCTTAATGCGTCAGCGTTATGCGAGTATCAACGACCTACCTATCAAAGAGTCGGACCGCAAATTTCATTGGCCTCAAGGCCGTCGCCCTGAGAATCATCCAGGATTGAGCGATCTTGGACTCTAA
- a CDS encoding methyltransferase domain-containing protein: MTQANDRNFDQLIDKFDRKIYQTAKGEWRLKLLKEDLTPFYDAADALTVWDAGCGFAQISLWLAKRGHHLTLCDLSEKMLERAREAFINEEVTAEFYLDSAQNLALKLPQYDLILFHAVLEWLANPMPTLQTVIEQVKPGGHLSLLFYNRNAMVFGNVLKGGWRWKNVLDDSYLGKGSKMTPPNPQYPHAVIEFLENNHFKIITHTGLRVFHDYLNHETLAQSNADELFELESRYCRLPTFRDMGRYVHLVVQRA, encoded by the coding sequence ATGACTCAAGCTAACGATCGGAATTTCGATCAGCTCATCGATAAATTCGACCGCAAAATTTACCAAACCGCGAAAGGGGAATGGCGGCTGAAACTATTAAAAGAAGATCTGACGCCTTTTTACGATGCCGCTGATGCACTGACGGTATGGGATGCTGGGTGTGGTTTTGCCCAAATCAGTCTCTGGTTGGCGAAAAGAGGGCATCATCTGACGCTTTGCGATCTGTCGGAAAAAATGCTTGAACGCGCCAGAGAAGCTTTTATCAATGAAGAGGTGACCGCCGAGTTTTATCTGGATTCAGCTCAAAATCTAGCTTTAAAGCTTCCACAGTATGATTTGATCTTGTTTCATGCGGTTCTCGAATGGCTTGCTAATCCTATGCCGACCTTGCAAACAGTTATTGAGCAGGTGAAACCGGGCGGGCACCTGTCCTTGTTGTTTTACAATCGGAATGCCATGGTTTTCGGCAACGTTTTAAAAGGCGGCTGGCGCTGGAAAAACGTATTGGACGACAGTTATCTGGGGAAAGGCTCCAAAATGACCCCGCCCAACCCGCAATACCCGCATGCTGTTATAGAGTTCCTTGAAAACAATCATTTTAAGATCATCACTCATACCGGGTTACGCGTTTTTCATGATTATCTGAATCACGAGACCTTGGCGCAGAGCAACGCTGACGAACTGTTTGAGCTGGAAAGCCGTTATTGCCGGCTACCCACATTCCGCGACATGGGACGCTATGTGCATCTGGTTGTCCAGCGAGCGTAA
- a CDS encoding inositol monophosphatase family protein — translation MKLSFNDLFLLSQCAISAAYQAGRLIAEKSYHPIRVNTKQGVESLASQVVTEVDHLSQDIILQILLPTCERFDLALLSEERPDNRQRLEKDYFWCIDPLDGTLPFIESIPGYAVSIALVSRDGEAHLGVIYDPVEQTLYHAIKGHGAFCNSKPLKLNTIDLASNTTLTFITDRSFAEFPLFDTVRNELDVIAGDQGHAGSVLLLQGGAAMNACQVLEETADCYFKFPKSQPGGGSVWDYAATACLFREAGAVACDIAGNPLPLNGPDSTYMNHCGVIYASHSDLAERIINLYARLKIN, via the coding sequence ATGAAACTGTCCTTCAATGATCTGTTCCTGCTCAGTCAATGCGCGATTTCAGCGGCCTATCAAGCCGGACGCTTGATTGCAGAAAAATCGTATCACCCCATAAGGGTCAATACCAAGCAAGGCGTGGAAAGCCTGGCGTCACAAGTTGTCACAGAAGTTGATCACCTGAGCCAGGACATCATTTTACAAATCCTGCTGCCTACTTGCGAAAGATTTGACCTCGCATTGTTGTCCGAGGAGCGCCCTGATAACCGTCAACGGCTGGAAAAAGATTATTTCTGGTGCATAGACCCGCTGGACGGCACTCTCCCCTTTATCGAATCCATACCGGGTTATGCCGTCTCTATCGCGCTGGTTTCTCGTGATGGCGAAGCGCATTTGGGCGTGATATACGATCCGGTTGAACAAACGCTTTACCATGCGATAAAAGGCCACGGCGCATTTTGCAACAGCAAGCCGCTGAAACTGAACACCATCGATCTGGCATCAAACACAACATTAACCTTCATTACCGATAGAAGTTTTGCAGAATTTCCACTTTTCGATACGGTACGGAATGAACTGGACGTCATCGCCGGTGACCAGGGTCATGCCGGATCGGTCCTATTATTACAGGGTGGCGCCGCGATGAATGCCTGTCAGGTTCTGGAAGAGACGGCCGACTGCTATTTTAAATTCCCCAAGTCCCAGCCGGGCGGCGGCAGCGTTTGGGATTATGCGGCAACGGCCTGTTTATTCCGCGAAGCCGGAGCGGTCGCCTGCGATATCGCAGGGAATCCTTTGCCCCTCAATGGCCCTGATTCAACGTATATGAATCATTGCGGCGTCATTTACGCGAGTCATTCAGATTTGGCTGAGCGCATCATCAATCTGTATGCTCGGTTAAAGATAAATTAA
- a CDS encoding winged helix-turn-helix domain-containing protein: MFEWLILSFILFIIYIIMKKPKTTTEKAVPVAKSEETPVVTAAPKAKAEKPVATVETEATPKKASPAKAPAKKAKAETAKPIVVEVAPEISVADRIGLTAGSIWNYVSENGATPVSKLVRELSEEEKIIQRSIGWLAQEGKITLEIVDRAETVALK; this comes from the coding sequence ATGTTTGAATGGTTGATACTATCTTTTATCCTCTTTATTATTTATATCATTATGAAAAAGCCAAAAACCACCACTGAAAAAGCAGTTCCTGTAGCTAAATCTGAAGAAACTCCGGTTGTAACCGCTGCGCCCAAAGCTAAAGCTGAAAAGCCCGTTGCAACCGTCGAAACCGAAGCAACGCCTAAAAAAGCCAGCCCTGCTAAGGCCCCGGCTAAAAAGGCAAAAGCCGAAACAGCCAAACCGATTGTTGTAGAGGTTGCACCTGAAATTTCTGTTGCTGATCGCATCGGTTTGACCGCTGGCAGCATCTGGAATTACGTGTCTGAAAATGGCGCGACCCCGGTCTCAAAATTGGTAAGGGAACTTTCTGAAGAAGAAAAAATTATCCAGCGCAGTATTGGCTGGTTAGCTCAGGAAGGCAAAATAACACTCGAGATCGTCGACCGTGCCGAGACCGTAGCGTTGAAGTAA
- a CDS encoding copper resistance protein NlpE, which translates to MLAIKKQLKQNLALFLFSSLLPAIPAFAATDLEAQESFLRMRAKSQQTEAGHAGHETPIDKSMDFHGVFYGFLPCKDCPGIKATLSLKQKNNYLLVTQPARESSREFYEKGKYTWDEESHTVVLTPKKGGQSTRHYRIENEGTLIQINEDGSMISNDDEDSYVLKRSDMVKSREVHFH; encoded by the coding sequence ATGCTAGCAATAAAAAAACAATTAAAACAGAATCTGGCTTTGTTTCTATTTAGCAGTCTGCTCCCTGCTATTCCTGCATTTGCGGCGACCGACCTCGAAGCTCAAGAAAGTTTCCTCAGAATGCGAGCGAAGAGCCAACAGACTGAAGCAGGCCATGCAGGACATGAAACCCCTATTGATAAAAGCATGGACTTTCATGGCGTTTTCTACGGATTTCTTCCTTGTAAAGATTGCCCGGGAATAAAAGCGACGCTATCTTTAAAACAAAAAAACAATTATCTGCTGGTGACTCAGCCTGCAAGAGAGTCCTCAAGGGAGTTTTATGAAAAAGGGAAATACACCTGGGATGAAGAGAGTCATACCGTTGTTTTAACACCCAAAAAAGGCGGGCAAAGCACGCGGCATTATCGAATTGAAAATGAAGGCACGCTCATTCAGATTAATGAAGACGGATCAATGATATCGAATGATGATGAGGACAGCTACGTTTTGAAACGAAGTGATATGGTTAAGTCACGAGAAGTGCATTTTCACTGA
- a CDS encoding FKBP-type peptidyl-prolyl cis-trans isomerase: MQVAENMAVSIHYTLTNDAGETLDSSIGSDALVYLHGQGSIIPGLEQALLGKAVGDKLNVEIEPSEAYGDYDEDMVQVIPRQMFEGIDVIEVGMQFHADVSSGPGVVTVINVEGDDVTIDGNHPLAGMKLFFDVEITDIREATMDELAHGHVHGAGCSH, translated from the coding sequence ATGCAAGTAGCTGAAAATATGGCTGTTTCTATTCATTACACATTGACCAATGACGCCGGTGAAACGCTGGATAGTTCAATTGGCAGCGATGCGCTGGTTTATCTGCATGGACAGGGCAGTATCATTCCCGGACTGGAACAAGCCCTGCTTGGTAAAGCCGTTGGCGATAAGTTAAATGTCGAAATAGAGCCATCAGAAGCTTACGGTGATTACGATGAAGACATGGTTCAAGTGATTCCGCGTCAGATGTTTGAAGGAATCGATGTGATAGAAGTCGGGATGCAGTTCCATGCCGATGTCAGTTCAGGACCCGGTGTCGTGACGGTCATTAATGTCGAAGGTGATGATGTTACCATCGATGGCAATCATCCACTGGCCGGTATGAAATTATTTTTCGACGTGGAAATAACTGATATTAGAGAAGCGACAATGGACGAATTGGCTCACGGCCACGTGCATGGTGCCGGATGCAGTCATTAA